From a single Pseudomonas serboccidentalis genomic region:
- a CDS encoding protein YgfX: protein MFSPSNTFECRWHASRQLLAAYLLAQAFALGALFVLSIPLWASLLGVFACLTHGFWVLPRQVLLTHSDAFCGLRRDADGWQLWSQAGGWQAAQLRPDSLALPLIVVLRFRLRGEWRVRSICVPRDAQAADVHRRLRVRLKFSRRRWAAPE from the coding sequence GTGTTCAGCCCAAGTAACACGTTCGAATGCCGCTGGCATGCCTCACGGCAGTTGCTGGCGGCGTATCTGTTGGCCCAGGCGTTCGCCCTGGGTGCCTTGTTTGTGCTTTCGATTCCACTCTGGGCCAGTCTGCTCGGGGTTTTTGCCTGTCTGACGCATGGGTTCTGGGTGCTGCCACGGCAGGTGCTGTTGACGCATTCCGACGCATTTTGCGGTTTGCGGCGTGATGCCGATGGCTGGCAGTTGTGGAGTCAGGCGGGTGGCTGGCAAGCCGCGCAACTGCGCCCCGACAGCCTGGCGCTGCCACTGATCGTGGTGCTGCGGTTTCGTTTGCGTGGGGAATGGCGCGTCAGATCGATCTGCGTACCACGCGACGCGCAGGCGGCGGATGTGCACCGACGCCTGCGAGTGCGGCTCAAATTCAGCCGGCGTAGGTGGGCGGCACCAGAATAG
- a CDS encoding response regulator has translation MRVLLVEDHLQLAESVAQALKSTGLTVDVLHDGVAADLALSSEEYAMAILDVGLLRMDGFEVLARLRARGKNLPVLMLTARSDVKDRVHGLNLGADDYLAKPFELTELEARVKALLRRSVLGGERQQRCGVLAYDLDTRRFSLGEELLTLTSREQAVLEALIARPGRVMSKEQLAAQVFGLDEEASPDAIEIYVHRLRKKLDGQPVAIVTFRGLGYLLESRDA, from the coding sequence ATGCGTGTTCTGCTCGTCGAAGACCATCTGCAACTGGCCGAAAGTGTTGCTCAGGCGCTCAAGAGCACCGGTCTTACCGTGGACGTGTTGCACGATGGCGTGGCTGCCGACCTGGCCCTGAGCAGTGAGGAATACGCGATGGCGATCCTTGATGTCGGCCTGCTGCGCATGGACGGTTTCGAGGTGCTGGCGCGCCTGCGCGCGCGCGGTAAAAACCTGCCGGTATTGATGCTGACAGCGCGCAGCGACGTGAAGGACCGGGTCCACGGGCTGAATCTCGGTGCTGACGATTACCTGGCCAAACCGTTCGAATTGACCGAACTCGAAGCCCGGGTCAAAGCCCTGCTGCGGCGCAGTGTGCTCGGCGGCGAACGTCAGCAGCGTTGCGGCGTGCTGGCCTATGATCTCGACACCCGGCGCTTCAGCCTCGGCGAAGAACTGCTGACCCTGACCTCGCGCGAGCAGGCGGTGCTCGAAGCGTTGATCGCCCGCCCGGGCCGGGTGATGAGCAAGGAGCAACTGGCGGCTCAAGTGTTTGGCCTCGACGAAGAAGCCAGCCCCGATGCCATCGAAATCTACGTGCATCGCCTGCGCAAGAAACTCGACGGCCAGCCGGTGGCGATCGTGACGTTCCGCGGCCTCGGTTACCTGCTGGAAAGCCGCGATGCATAA
- a CDS encoding DegQ family serine endoprotease, with product MSILSLKSYLSIFATVLVLGQAVPAAQAADLPDFTQLVEQASPAVVNISTTQKLPDRKVNQQMPDLEGLPPMLREFFERGMPPQQRSPRGDRQREAQSLGSGFIISSDGYILTNNHVIADADEILVRLADRSEMKAKLIGTDPRSDVALLKIDGKDLPVLKLGKSQDLKAGQWVVAIGSPFGFDHTVTQGIVSAVGRSLPNENYVPFIQTDVPINPGNSGGPLFNLNGEVVGINSQIYTRSGGFMGVSFAIPIDVAMDVSNQLKSGGKVSRGWLGVVIQEVNKDLAESFGLEKPAGALVAQIQDDGPAAKGGLQVGDVILSMNGQPIVMSADLPHLVGALKAGAKANLEVIRDGKRKNVELTVGAIPDEDKELAALPKSGAESSSNRLGVSVVELTDEQKKTYDLKGGVVIKDVQDGPAALIGLQPGDVITHLNNQAIGSTKEFGEIAKALPKNRSVSMRVLRQGRASFITFKLAE from the coding sequence ATGTCGATACTTAGCTTGAAGTCTTATCTCTCCATTTTCGCCACCGTGCTGGTGCTCGGTCAGGCCGTCCCCGCTGCCCAGGCGGCTGACCTGCCGGATTTCACCCAACTGGTTGAACAAGCCTCGCCTGCGGTGGTGAACATCAGTACTACGCAGAAGCTGCCGGATCGCAAAGTGAACCAGCAGATGCCTGACCTGGAAGGCTTGCCGCCGATGCTGCGCGAGTTCTTCGAGCGTGGCATGCCGCCTCAGCAGCGTTCACCGCGAGGCGATCGTCAGCGTGAAGCGCAATCGCTGGGTTCGGGCTTCATCATTTCTTCGGATGGCTACATCCTGACCAACAACCATGTGATTGCCGATGCCGACGAAATCCTCGTGCGTCTGGCTGATCGCAGTGAAATGAAAGCCAAGCTGATCGGCACCGATCCTCGCTCCGACGTGGCCCTGCTGAAAATCGATGGCAAGGATCTGCCCGTGCTCAAGCTCGGCAAGTCCCAGGACCTGAAGGCCGGTCAATGGGTCGTGGCGATCGGTTCGCCGTTCGGCTTTGACCACACCGTGACCCAAGGCATCGTCAGCGCCGTCGGCCGCAGCCTGCCGAACGAAAACTACGTGCCGTTCATCCAGACTGACGTGCCGATCAACCCGGGTAACTCCGGTGGCCCGCTGTTCAACCTGAACGGTGAAGTGGTGGGGATCAACTCGCAGATCTACACCCGCTCCGGTGGCTTCATGGGCGTGTCGTTCGCCATCCCTATCGATGTGGCGATGGACGTTTCCAATCAGCTGAAGAGCGGTGGCAAAGTCAGCCGCGGCTGGCTGGGCGTGGTCATTCAGGAAGTGAACAAGGATCTGGCCGAGTCGTTCGGTCTTGAAAAGCCGGCCGGTGCGCTGGTGGCACAGATTCAGGATGACGGTCCGGCGGCCAAGGGTGGCCTGCAAGTGGGCGACGTGATTCTGAGCATGAACGGTCAGCCGATCGTCATGTCCGCCGACCTGCCACATCTTGTGGGTGCATTGAAGGCGGGTGCCAAGGCCAACCTCGAAGTGATTCGTGACGGCAAGCGCAAGAATGTCGAGCTGACCGTCGGTGCGATTCCGGACGAAGACAAAGAGCTGGCAGCACTGCCGAAGTCCGGCGCGGAAAGCAGCAGCAACCGCCTCGGTGTGTCGGTGGTTGAACTGACCGATGAGCAGAAGAAAACCTACGACCTCAAAGGCGGGGTGGTCATCAAGGATGTTCAGGACGGTCCTGCAGCCCTGATCGGTCTGCAGCCGGGTGACGTGATCACTCACCTGAACAACCAGGCCATTGGCTCTACCAAAGAGTTTGGCGAGATCGCCAAGGCGCTGCCGAAGAATCGTTCCGTGTCGATGCGGGTTCTGCGTCAAGGTCGTGCCAGCTTCATCACCTTCAAACTGGCTGAATAA
- the nadB gene encoding L-aspartate oxidase: MSQQFQHDVLVIGSGAAGLSLALTLPGHLRIAVLSKGDLANGSTYWAQGGVAAVLDDTDTVESHVDDTLNAGGGLCHEDAVRFTVEHSREAIQWLIDQGVPFTRDEQSGTEDGGFEFHLTREGGHSHRRIIHAADATGAAIFTTLLSQARQRTNIELLEQRVAVDLITERRLGMDGERCLGAYVLNRATGEVDTYGARFVILASGGAAKVYLYTSNPDGACGDGIAMAWRSGCRVANLEFNQFHPTCLYHPQAKSFLITEALRGEGAHLKLPNGERFMPRFDKRAELAPRDIVARAIDHEMKRLGVDCVYLDISHKPEAFIKSHFPTVYERCLGFGIDITKQPIPVVPAAHYTCGGVMVDQHGRTDVPGLYAIGETSFTGLHGANRMASNSLLECFVYARSAAADIVAQLDDITAPHALPEWDASQVTDSDEDVIIAHNWDELRRFMWDYVGIVRTNKRLQRAQHRVRLLLDEIDEFYSNYKVSRDLIELRNLAQVAELMICSAMERKESRGLHYTLDYPDLLPEALDTILVPPTYAG; the protein is encoded by the coding sequence ATGAGCCAACAGTTTCAACACGATGTTCTGGTGATTGGCAGCGGCGCTGCCGGTTTGAGTCTCGCGCTGACCCTGCCGGGTCATTTGCGCATTGCCGTATTGAGCAAGGGCGATCTGGCCAACGGCTCGACCTACTGGGCCCAGGGCGGCGTCGCTGCCGTGCTGGACGACACCGATACTGTCGAATCCCACGTTGACGACACCCTGAACGCCGGCGGCGGCCTGTGCCATGAAGACGCGGTGCGCTTCACCGTCGAACACAGTCGCGAAGCCATTCAGTGGCTGATCGACCAAGGCGTCCCCTTCACCCGCGACGAACAGTCCGGCACCGAAGACGGTGGTTTCGAGTTTCACCTGACCCGCGAAGGCGGTCACAGTCATCGGCGCATCATCCACGCCGCCGATGCCACGGGCGCCGCGATTTTCACCACCCTGCTCTCCCAGGCCAGGCAGCGCACCAATATCGAGTTGCTTGAGCAGCGGGTCGCCGTTGATCTGATCACCGAACGACGCCTGGGCATGGACGGCGAGCGTTGCCTTGGCGCCTACGTACTCAATCGTGCAACCGGTGAAGTCGATACCTACGGCGCGCGCTTCGTGATCCTCGCGTCCGGCGGTGCGGCCAAGGTCTACCTCTATACCAGCAACCCCGACGGCGCCTGTGGCGATGGCATCGCCATGGCCTGGCGTTCGGGCTGCCGGGTGGCGAACCTGGAATTCAACCAGTTCCACCCCACCTGCCTGTATCACCCGCAGGCCAAGAGTTTCCTGATCACCGAGGCGTTACGCGGCGAAGGTGCTCATCTGAAGCTGCCCAACGGCGAACGCTTCATGCCGCGCTTCGACAAACGCGCCGAACTGGCGCCGCGCGACATCGTTGCACGGGCCATCGACCATGAAATGAAGCGTCTGGGCGTCGACTGCGTCTATCTCGACATCAGTCACAAGCCCGAGGCCTTCATCAAAAGCCACTTCCCAACCGTCTACGAGCGTTGCCTGGGCTTTGGCATCGACATCACCAAACAGCCGATTCCGGTCGTGCCGGCAGCGCACTACACCTGCGGCGGCGTGATGGTCGACCAGCACGGTCGCACCGATGTCCCGGGGCTGTATGCGATTGGTGAGACCAGCTTCACCGGTTTGCACGGCGCCAACCGCATGGCCAGCAATTCGCTGCTCGAATGCTTCGTCTATGCCCGTTCGGCTGCGGCGGACATTGTTGCGCAACTGGATGACATCACCGCCCCGCATGCCCTGCCGGAGTGGGACGCCAGTCAGGTGACCGACTCCGACGAAGACGTGATCATCGCGCACAACTGGGACGAGCTGCGGCGCTTCATGTGGGACTACGTGGGCATCGTGCGCACCAACAAGCGCCTGCAACGGGCGCAGCACCGTGTGCGTCTGTTGCTGGATGAGATCGACGAGTTCTACAGCAATTATAAAGTCAGCCGCGACCTGATCGAGCTGCGCAACCTGGCGCAAGTCGCTGAACTGATGATCTGCTCGGCCATGGAACGCAAGGAAAGTCGCGGCCTGCATTACACCCTCGACTACCCGGACCTGCTGCCCGAAGCACTCGACACTATTCTGGTGCCGCCCACCTACGCCGGCTGA
- a CDS encoding YgfZ/GcvT domain-containing protein → MADSAFFCTLSHEGVLAVRGVDAGKFLQGQLTCNLNYLSDSQASLGARCTQKGRMQSSFRILLEGDGVLLAMASELLEPQLADLKKYAVFSKSKLTDESVAWVRFGLEHGDAALAGLGLDLPAETDSVVRSAGLIAIRVSPNRAELWVPADQADTLKAKLAATLPEGTLNQWLLGQIRAGIGQVMPTTRELFIPQMLNLQAVGGVSFKKGCYTGQEIVARMQYLGKLKRRLYRVQLDATELPEPGTPLFAPSHSSAIGEVVLAARAEEKIELLAVLQAEAAEAGDLHLGALEGPALHLLDLPYELDRDREIQR, encoded by the coding sequence ATGGCCGATTCTGCTTTTTTCTGCACCCTGTCTCATGAAGGCGTACTCGCGGTTCGCGGCGTGGATGCCGGCAAATTCCTGCAAGGCCAATTGACCTGCAACCTCAATTACCTCAGTGACAGTCAGGCCAGCCTTGGCGCGCGCTGCACGCAAAAAGGCCGGATGCAGTCCAGCTTCCGCATTCTGCTCGAAGGTGACGGCGTGCTGCTGGCGATGGCCAGCGAGCTGCTGGAGCCGCAACTGGCGGACCTGAAAAAGTACGCTGTATTTTCCAAATCGAAATTGACCGACGAAAGCGTCGCCTGGGTGCGCTTTGGCCTGGAACACGGCGACGCAGCCCTGGCCGGCCTCGGCCTGGACCTGCCGGCCGAAACCGACAGCGTGGTGCGCAGCGCCGGCCTGATCGCCATTCGCGTCTCGCCCAATCGCGCCGAACTCTGGGTACCCGCCGATCAGGCCGATACCCTCAAGGCCAAATTGGCCGCGACCCTGCCTGAAGGCACACTGAACCAATGGTTGCTGGGCCAGATCCGTGCCGGTATCGGTCAGGTCATGCCGACCACCCGCGAACTGTTCATCCCACAGATGCTCAACCTGCAAGCCGTCGGCGGCGTGAGCTTCAAGAAAGGTTGCTACACCGGCCAGGAAATCGTCGCGCGCATGCAGTACCTGGGCAAGCTCAAACGACGCCTGTATCGCGTACAACTGGACGCGACTGAACTGCCGGAGCCGGGCACCCCGCTGTTCGCTCCAAGCCACAGCAGTGCCATCGGCGAAGTGGTGCTGGCCGCCCGCGCCGAAGAAAAGATTGAACTGCTGGCGGTGTTGCAGGCCGAAGCTGCCGAAGCGGGTGATCTGCACCTGGGCGCCCTCGAAGGCCCCGCGCTGCATTTGCTCGACTTGCCCTACGAACTGGATCGCGACCGCGAAATCCAGCGCTGA
- a CDS encoding HDOD domain-containing protein: MSELADKVQQDLVEAIDNDDLVLPTLPEVALQIRKAAEDPEISVSTLSKVIGRDTALSARLIKVVNSPLLRATQEVTDLHTAITRLGVNYSSNLAIGLVMEQIFHARSDVVEQKMREVWRKSLEIAGVSYALCRRHTQLKPDQAALGGLVHQIGVLPILTYAEDHYELLSDPVSLNHVIDHIHPLLGDKLLRVWEFPEQLVALPGLYLDFKRDSAHIDYVDLVQVASLYCHKDSDHPFARIDPLSVPAFRKLGIDPENKQLCADLEESRTMFY, encoded by the coding sequence ATGAGCGAGCTGGCGGATAAGGTCCAACAGGATTTGGTTGAGGCCATCGATAACGATGACCTGGTTCTGCCAACGTTACCGGAAGTGGCCCTGCAAATTCGCAAGGCCGCCGAAGACCCGGAGATCAGCGTCAGCACCCTGAGCAAAGTCATCGGCCGAGACACGGCGCTGTCGGCGCGCCTGATCAAAGTGGTCAACAGCCCGCTGCTGCGCGCCACGCAGGAAGTCACCGACCTGCACACCGCCATCACTCGGCTGGGCGTGAATTACAGCAGCAATCTGGCCATCGGCCTGGTGATGGAACAGATCTTCCACGCCCGCTCCGACGTGGTCGAACAGAAGATGCGCGAAGTCTGGCGCAAGAGCCTGGAAATCGCCGGCGTCAGCTACGCCCTGTGCCGCCGGCATACCCAACTCAAACCCGACCAGGCGGCATTGGGCGGCCTGGTGCATCAGATCGGTGTGCTGCCGATCCTGACCTACGCCGAAGATCACTACGAACTGCTGTCCGACCCGGTCAGCCTCAACCACGTGATCGACCACATTCACCCGCTGCTGGGCGACAAGCTGCTGCGGGTCTGGGAGTTTCCCGAGCAACTGGTGGCGTTGCCGGGGCTGTACCTGGATTTCAAACGCGACTCGGCGCACATCGATTACGTCGATCTGGTGCAAGTGGCGAGCCTGTATTGCCACAAGGACAGCGATCATCCGTTTGCGCGGATCGATCCGCTCAGTGTGCCGGCGTTCAGGAAACTTGGGATCGATCCGGAGAACAAGCAATTGTGTGCAGATCTGGAAGAGTCGCGGACGATGTTTTACTGA
- a CDS encoding sensor histidine kinase, giving the protein MHKPSSLRWRLLWNLALLLVVLMLASGLSAYWNGREAADTAYDRTLLASARTIAAGLSQRDGTLSADVPYVALDTFAYDSAGRIYYQVNDIHQKLISGYENLPGPPPGTPRTDDYPALARFYNATYRGQNVRVVSLLKAVTEPNMNGMAEIRVAETDEARVSMARSLAADTLLRLGMLAIGALLLVWFAVSAALRPLERLRTAVEERQPDDLRPLPLVEVQRELWPLVQALNHFTERLRGQFERQAQFIADAAHELRTPLAALKARLELGLRSSEPEIWRSTLESSAQSTDRLTHLANQLLSLARVENGARAIAEGGAQLLDLSQLARELGMAMAPLAHARGVALALEADEPVWLRGEPTLLNELLSNLVDNALAHTPPGGNVILRVAAPAVLEVEDDGPGIPLEERDRVFERFYRRNQQVAGSGLGLAIVGEICRAHLAQITLHDGEQAGLKVRVSFIAG; this is encoded by the coding sequence ATGCATAAGCCCAGCAGCCTGCGCTGGCGGTTGCTGTGGAACCTTGCATTGCTGCTGGTGGTGCTGATGCTCGCCAGTGGCTTGAGCGCTTACTGGAACGGACGCGAAGCCGCCGACACGGCTTACGACCGCACCTTGCTGGCCTCCGCCCGGACCATCGCCGCGGGCCTGTCGCAGCGCGACGGCACACTCAGCGCCGACGTGCCTTATGTAGCCCTCGATACCTTCGCCTATGACAGCGCCGGGCGGATTTATTACCAGGTCAACGACATTCATCAGAAGCTGATTTCCGGCTATGAAAACCTGCCCGGGCCGCCGCCCGGTACGCCACGCACCGACGATTACCCAGCATTGGCGCGTTTCTACAACGCGACGTACCGTGGGCAAAACGTGCGCGTGGTCAGCCTGCTCAAAGCCGTCACCGAACCGAACATGAACGGCATGGCGGAAATCCGTGTGGCTGAAACCGACGAGGCACGAGTCAGCATGGCCCGTAGTCTGGCGGCCGACACCCTGTTGCGCCTGGGCATGCTGGCCATCGGCGCGCTGTTGCTGGTGTGGTTTGCGGTCAGTGCCGCGCTGCGCCCGCTGGAGCGTTTGCGCACGGCGGTGGAGGAGCGTCAGCCTGATGATTTGCGGCCGCTGCCGCTGGTGGAAGTGCAACGGGAATTGTGGCCGCTGGTTCAGGCGCTTAACCATTTCACCGAGCGTTTGCGCGGCCAGTTCGAGCGTCAGGCGCAGTTCATTGCCGATGCTGCGCACGAGCTGCGCACGCCCTTGGCGGCGTTGAAGGCACGGCTGGAACTGGGACTGCGTTCCAGCGAACCGGAAATCTGGCGCAGTACCCTGGAGTCATCGGCACAGAGCACTGACCGGCTGACCCACCTGGCCAATCAACTGCTGTCGCTGGCGCGGGTGGAAAACGGTGCCCGGGCAATTGCCGAGGGCGGCGCGCAACTGCTCGATCTGAGCCAGTTGGCCCGTGAGCTGGGCATGGCCATGGCACCCTTGGCTCATGCGCGCGGCGTCGCGTTGGCGCTGGAGGCGGATGAACCGGTGTGGTTGCGCGGCGAGCCGACATTGCTCAATGAACTGCTGAGCAATCTGGTGGACAACGCGCTGGCGCATACCCCGCCGGGCGGTAACGTGATTCTGCGGGTGGCGGCACCGGCGGTACTTGAGGTCGAAGATGACGGCCCGGGGATTCCGCTGGAAGAGCGTGACCGGGTGTTTGAGCGCTTCTACCGGCGCAATCAACAGGTCGCGGGTTCCGGGCTGGGGTTGGCGATTGTGGGAGAGATCTGCCGGGCGCATCTGGCGCAGATCACCTTGCATGATGGCGAGCAGGCCGGTTTGAAGGTTCGGGTGAGTTTTATTGCCGGATAG
- a CDS encoding succinate dehydrogenase assembly factor 2 has protein sequence MVEQVELNRLFWHSRRGMLELDVLLVPFVQEVYPHLNQVDRDLYVRLLTCEDQDMFGWFMERSESEDPELQRMVRMILDRVQPK, from the coding sequence ATGGTCGAACAAGTTGAACTCAATCGCCTCTTCTGGCACAGCCGCCGCGGCATGCTGGAACTTGACGTGCTGCTGGTGCCGTTCGTGCAAGAGGTGTATCCGCACCTCAATCAGGTCGATCGCGATTTGTATGTCCGTCTGCTGACCTGTGAGGATCAGGACATGTTCGGCTGGTTCATGGAGCGCAGCGAATCCGAAGACCCTGAGCTGCAGCGCATGGTCCGGATGATTCTGGACCGTGTTCAGCCCAAGTAA
- a CDS encoding sigma-E factor negative regulatory protein: MSREALQESLSAVMDNEADELELRRVINALDDVETRETWARYQIARAAMHKDLLLPRLDIAAAVSAALEDETAPAKVSRGPWRNLGRLAVAASVTVAVLAGVRLYNQDEIAGVELAQQSNQPSLTAPQVKGPAVLAGYKESSETTGPMANGVLQGQPGWHDQRLPGYLRQHAQQAALKGTESALPYARAASMENR; encoded by the coding sequence ATGAGTCGTGAAGCCCTGCAGGAATCGCTGTCCGCAGTGATGGATAACGAAGCGGACGAACTGGAATTGCGTCGAGTGATCAATGCACTGGACGATGTTGAAACCCGTGAGACCTGGGCTCGTTATCAGATCGCTCGGGCAGCCATGCACAAGGATCTGCTGCTTCCGCGTCTGGACATTGCTGCGGCAGTTTCTGCTGCGCTGGAAGACGAAACGGCTCCAGCCAAAGTATCCCGTGGTCCTTGGCGCAACTTGGGTCGTCTGGCCGTTGCGGCCTCGGTGACCGTTGCCGTATTGGCCGGTGTTCGCCTGTACAATCAGGACGAAATCGCCGGTGTCGAGCTGGCTCAGCAGTCCAATCAGCCATCCCTGACCGCTCCACAGGTCAAAGGTCCGGCTGTTCTGGCAGGCTATAAAGAGAGCTCGGAAACCACAGGCCCGATGGCTAATGGCGTACTGCAAGGCCAGCCAGGCTGGCATGACCAGCGTCTGCCAGGCTATCTGCGCCAGCATGCCCAGCAGGCTGCGCTGAAAGGTACTGAAAGCGCCTTGCCTTATGCGCGTGCAGCAAGCATGGAAAACCGTTAA
- the rpoE gene encoding RNA polymerase sigma factor RpoE, with amino-acid sequence MLTQEEDQQLVERVQRGDKRAFDLLVLKYQHKILGLIVRFVHDTHEAQDVAQEAFIKAYRALGNFRGDSAFYTWLYRIAINTAKNYLVSRGRRPPDSDVSSEDAEFYDGDHGLKDLESPERALLRDEIEGTVHRTIQQLPEDLRTALTLREFDGLSYEDIASVMQCPVGTVRSRIFRAREAIDKALQPLLQEN; translated from the coding sequence ATGCTAACCCAGGAAGAGGATCAGCAGCTGGTCGAGCGCGTTCAGCGTGGCGACAAGCGAGCTTTCGATCTGCTGGTGCTGAAATATCAGCACAAAATTCTCGGGTTGATCGTGCGTTTCGTGCACGACACCCATGAAGCCCAGGATGTGGCTCAGGAAGCCTTTATCAAGGCCTACCGAGCGCTAGGAAACTTTCGCGGAGACAGCGCGTTCTATACGTGGCTTTACCGCATTGCCATCAACACGGCAAAAAACTATCTGGTTTCACGCGGCCGCCGGCCGCCGGATAGCGATGTAAGTTCTGAAGACGCAGAGTTCTACGATGGCGATCATGGCCTCAAGGATCTCGAATCACCGGAGCGCGCATTGCTGCGGGATGAGATCGAAGGCACCGTCCATCGAACCATTCAGCAACTGCCAGAGGATTTGCGTACGGCTTTAACTTTACGTGAATTCGATGGTCTGAGTTACGAGGACATTGCGAGCGTCATGCAGTGTCCGGTGGGTACCGTGCGCTCCCGGATCTTCCGCGCCCGGGAGGCCATCGATAAAGCCCTGCAGCCGTTGTTGCAGGAAAACTGA
- a CDS encoding MucB/RseB C-terminal domain-containing protein: MRAIPLLSLLLSGWFIVPAHADEAQDWLTRLGQAEQQQSFHGTFVYERNGSFSTHNIWHRVQNGQVRERLLQLDGSAQEVVRVDGHTQCVSGTLIAGLGDSPNSTARSLDPQKLKNWYGLAVIGKSRVAGRDAVIVSLTPRDQHRYGFELHLDKQTGLPLKSLLLNDKGQLLERFQFTSLDTADVPSDKDLQAGSECKAITLDSDKASAVKTAQVWHSDWLPPGFELTSSTSHKDPETKTQVSSLMYDDGLARFSVFLEPLNGATVTDTRTQLGPTVAVSRRLTTPEGEMMVTVVGEIPIGTAERIALSMRNDGAATSKQ, from the coding sequence ATGCGCGCCATACCTCTACTTTCGCTTCTGCTCAGTGGCTGGTTCATTGTTCCAGCCCATGCTGATGAAGCCCAGGACTGGCTGACCCGTCTGGGTCAGGCCGAGCAGCAACAAAGCTTCCACGGCACCTTCGTTTACGAGCGTAACGGTAGTTTTTCTACCCACAATATCTGGCATCGTGTCCAGAATGGCCAGGTCCGCGAGCGGTTGCTTCAGCTCGACGGCTCGGCACAGGAAGTCGTGCGCGTTGATGGGCATACTCAATGCGTCAGCGGCACCCTGATTGCGGGGTTGGGAGACTCTCCCAACTCGACCGCTCGTTCGCTTGATCCTCAAAAGCTGAAAAACTGGTATGGCCTTGCTGTCATCGGCAAGTCGCGCGTGGCCGGACGTGATGCGGTAATCGTATCGCTGACGCCTCGAGACCAGCATCGCTATGGTTTTGAACTGCACTTGGACAAACAGACTGGTCTGCCGCTCAAGTCACTGCTGCTCAATGATAAGGGGCAGTTACTCGAACGCTTCCAGTTCACCAGCCTTGATACCGCCGATGTTCCATCGGACAAAGACCTGCAAGCAGGCTCCGAGTGCAAGGCAATCACGCTCGACAGTGACAAGGCGTCTGCCGTGAAGACCGCTCAGGTCTGGCATTCCGACTGGCTACCGCCGGGCTTCGAACTGACCAGCAGCACCTCGCACAAAGATCCGGAAACCAAAACCCAGGTCAGCAGCCTGATGTATGACGACGGGCTGGCGCGTTTCTCGGTGTTCCTGGAACCACTCAACGGTGCGACAGTGACCGACACCCGCACGCAGTTGGGACCGACCGTTGCTGTTTCCCGTCGTCTGACAACGCCTGAAGGCGAGATGATGGTGACAGTCGTCGGAGAAATTCCAATCGGCACAGCGGAGCGGATCGCTCTGTCGATGCGCAACGATGGCGCTGCAACCAGCAAGCAATGA